Proteins found in one Takifugu rubripes chromosome 15, fTakRub1.2, whole genome shotgun sequence genomic segment:
- the LOC105417444 gene encoding uncharacterized protein, whose product MQQNYEDSQTSGGIIIIPYISLWDYFIPFGVIGRAHIWAKAGPPLDESPVHCRALCMRGNLGLTAAVLTVMSVLTFSLMSLLCLWCKRKSKIVQEDHQIYPPRTFRHGGSIFAVTRSKTVIRASQIASGEPCFNISTVSDTVENQSDYENVMSAQTGSTEHAYIEPLPVITPGNEEHFKKMSEEDQTPGVYGNIACSPSQEDEDYENMEYLNEVEEKQENEEPDYVNANGDW is encoded by the exons ATGCAACAGAACTATGAAGACAGCCAGACCAGTGGAG ggATAATAATTATACCTTATATCAGTCTTTGGGActactttatcccttttggggtcatagGGAGGGCACACATTTGGGCAAAGGCAGGTCCACCTCTGGATGAGTCTCcggttcattgcagggccctat GCATGAGAGGAAACTTGGGTCTTACAGCTGCAGTCTTGACTGTTATGTCGGTTTTGACCTTCAGTCTAATGTCTCTTCTTTGTCTATGGTGCAAAAGGAAATCCA AGATCGTTCAAGAGGATCATCAAATTTACCCCCCGCGGACATT CCGTCACGGTGGAAGCATATTTGCTGTGACTAGATCAAAAACAG TCATCAGAGCCAGTCAAATCGCTTCTGG ggaacCCTGTTTCAATATTTCAACGG TTTCAGATACTGTAGAGAACCAGTCAGACTATGAAAACGTAATGAGCG CTCAAACAGGAAGCACGGAACACGCATACAT TGAACCGCTGCCTGTTATAACACCTGGAAAcgaagaacattttaaaaagatgagCG AGGAGGATCAGACTCCTGGAGTCTACGGAAACATTGCATGTTCACCTTCACAAGAAG ACGAGGACTACGAGAACATGGAGTACCTGAATGAAGTTGAGGAGAAGCAAGAAAACG AGGAGCCAGATTATGTGAATGCAAACGGGGATTGGTGA